The Mycolicibacterium aichiense region CGGATGGCGCCGAGGGCACCTGACGCTTTCAGATCACTGGCGCTGATGACGCCGGCCGCGTAGTCCAGCAGTACGCCGAGTGAACCGGTGGCGGCGGTGGCCGGCTCGGCACTCGCGACGGACGCAGCGAGGGTCGATGCAAGCGTCCCGAGACCGACGGCGGCCGGCGTTGCCGCAGCCAGTTTGAGGACGTCGCGTCGCGACATGGACACGCGCCTCAGAATATGACAATTGCCTCACCGACCACACCAACGACACCGGTCACAGCTGCATCACCTTTGAGCCTCCGCGGTGTGGATCGCGAATCCGATGGTCCAGAGGTTCGGCAACCGGCGAAGTCAACTATGACGCTGCGGGTGGACAACTCAATCCGTAGGATCCACCCCATGCCGCCAGCCTCCTCTCGCGCACCGCAGATCGAGTTGCGCGGGGTGCGGAAGGTGTTCGGCGACGTGACCGCGGTCGAAGGCGCCGACCTGACCGTTGCCGATGGGGAGCTGTTCGCGATCCTCGGCCCGTCCGGTTCGGGCAAGACCACGGTGCTGCGGATGATCGCCGGCTTCGAGCAGCCGACTGCGGGCACGGTCCACCTGGGCGGCGCCGACGTCACCGCACTGCCGCCGGCCAAGCGCGACACCAATACCGTCTTCCAGGACTACGCGCTGTTCCCGCACATGACGGTCGCCCAGAACGTGGAATACGGCCTGAAGGTCAAGGGTGTGCCGAAAGCCGAACGACGCGAGCGCACGGCAGCAGCGCTGGACATGGTGCGACTGTCCGGGCACGCGGCGCGCAAGCCAAAGCAGCTGTCCGGCGGCCAGCAGCAGCGGGTCGCGCTGGCCCGCGCGCTGGTGGGCCGGCCCAAGGTGCTGCTGCTCGACGAACCGCTGGGCGCGCTGGACCTCAAGCTGCGCGAGCAGATGCAAGTGGAGCTCAAGGCGATTCAGCGCGAGGTCGGCATCACGTTCGTGATCGTCACCCACGATCAGGATGAGGCGCTCACCCTCTGTGACCGGCTCGCGGTGTTCAACGACGGCCGCATCGAACAGGTCGGGGCCGCACGCGAGGTCTACGAGAATCCGGCAAACCGGTTCGTCGCCGACTTCGTCGGCACCTCCAATGTGGTCGACGGTGCGACCGCCGAGGCGCTGGTCGGCCGGTCCGGCACCGTCGCGATCCGCCCTGAGCGCATCGCCGTGCTCACCCCGGACGACGCCGTCCCGGCCGGAATGCGCAGTGTCACAGCCCAAGTCGCCGAGGTGGTGTATGCGGGACCGATCACCCGGGTGGCCGTCGACGCATCCGGGGTCGGCCTGACCGCGACCCTGCTGTCGGCCGAGGCCTCCACCGAGCTCTCCCACGGCGCAACCGTGGTCCTGGCCTGGCCAGACAGCGCCGTCCGATCCCTGTCCGCCTAACAAGAGGAGCTCGTCATGAGAACCACCACCCGCCGCCTCGGCGTCACGCTCGCCGTGTGCGCCGCACTGGTCGCCGCCTGTTCGAGTTCCAACAACTCCGGCGGCGGCGGTACCACCGCACCGCCCAAGATGGAGCCGTTGTCAGCCCTCGGCGATGGCGAGGGCCAGCTCAATCTGATCGCCTGGGCCGGTTACGCCGAGAACGGATCCAACGACCCGAAGGTCAACTGGGTAGGACCGTTCGAACAACAGACCGGCTGCAAGGTCAACGTCAAGATCGGTAACACCTCCGACGAGATGGTCCAGTTGATGCGCACCGGCCAGTACGACGGTGTTTCGGCATCGGGCGACGCCACGCTTCGGCTGATCTACGCCGGTGACGTCGCCCCGGTCAACACCAAGCTGGTACCCAACTACGACACGATCTCGGCGTTCCTCAAGGACAAGCCGTGGAACTCGGTCAACGGCCAGATGTACGGCATCCCGCACGGCTGGGGTGCCAACCTGCTGATGTACAACACGGACGTCGTCAAGGGCGCGCCGGACAGCTGGGGTGCGGTGTTCCCCGGTGCGCCCGAGTACAAGGGCAAGGTCACCGCGTATGACTCCCCCATCTACATCGCCGACGCTGCGCTGTACCTGTCCAAGACGAAACCCGAACTGGGCATCAAGAATCCGTACTCGTTGACCGAGGACCAGCTCAATGCCGCGGTGGATCTGCTCAAGGCCCAGCACGCCAACATCGGCGAGTACTGGTCGGACTACACCAAGGCGGTGCAGGCCTTCGAGTCCGGCACCTCGGCGATCGGCACCACCTGGCAGGTGATCGCGAACATGATCACGTCGGACAACAAGGTCAAGATCGCCACCGTGCTGCCCAAGGAGGGTTCGACCGGATGGTCGGATACCTGGATGGTCTCGTCGAAGGCCAAGAACCCCAATTGCATGTACAAGTGGATGGACTACATCACCTCACCCCAGGTCAACGCTCAGGTCGCCGAATACTTCGGTGAGGCCCCGGCGCAGACCAAGGCCTGCGAGTTCACCAGCGACAAGACGTTCTGCGACACCTACCACGCCACCGATTCCGCCTACGCGGAGAAGATCAGCTACTGGACGACGCCGCAGAAGCAATGCGTGGACGGCAGCGGTGACAACTGCACGGCCTACAACGAGTGGGTCGACAAGTGGCAGCAGATCAAGGGCTGAGCCACGGGGTGAGCCGGCGCCTTCGCCTCGCCTTCCTTCTCGTTCCGCCACTGGCCTGGCTGGTGGTGGCCTACCTGGGATCGCTTGGTGTACTGCTGCTTTCAGCCTTCTGGAGCACCGACACCTTCACCGGTGCGGTGGTGCGCTCCTATACCAGTGACAACATCGTGCGGGTCCTCACCGACGCGGTGTTCCGCACAGCCACCCTGCGCACCGTCGGAATTGCGTTGAGCGTCACCGCGATCTGCATCGTGTTGGCCGTACCGCTCGGTCTGTACATGGCCAAGGTCGCCTCACCGCGCGTGCGGCTGGCCCTGGTGGTCGCTGTCACCACGCCGTTGTGGGCAAGCTATCTGGTCAAGGCCTACGCCTGGCGGATGTTGCTGTCCCCGGAGGGCCCGCTGCACTGGGTGGCCGGCTACACACCGGGCTACGGGCTGATCGCCACGGTGCTCACGCTGGCCTACCTCTGGTTGCCCTACATGGTGATCCCGGTGTTCGCGGCGTTCGAGCGGGTGCCCGACCCACTGATCGACGCGAGCTCCGACCTGGGCGCATCGGATCTCACCACATTGCGAACCATCGTGGCGCCGTTGGTGTTTCCCGGCATCGCGGCCGGTTCGATCTTCACGTTCTCGCTGTCGATGGGCGACTACATCGCGGTGACGATCGTCGGCGGCAAAACCCAGATGCTGGGCAACATCATCTACGGGCAACTGGTGACCGCCAACAACCAGCCGCTGGCGGCCGCACTGTCGCTCATCCCGCTGGCCGCGATCGTGCTCTACCTGCTCGCGATGCGGCGCACCGGCGCATTGGAGAACGTCTGATGCTGTCACCGACCGTGCGCAGGGTGGTTCGGATCTGGACGCTGTTCGTGCTTGTCTTCTTGTACGCTCCCCTGCTCCTTGTGGTCCTCAACGCGTTCAACTCGTCGAAGACGTTCGCTTTCCCACCAAGCGGTTTCACGCTGCGATGGTGGGCCGACGCGTGGGCCAGCGACGGCATGTGGCATTCCCTGGCCAACTCGGTGGTGGTGGGCCTGTGCGCGACGGCGCTCGCGCTGGTGCTGGGCAGCATGGCCGCGTTCGCCGTGCAGCGCTACGAGTTCTTCGGGCGACAGACCATCAGCTTCCTGGTCGTGCTGCCGATCACGCTGCCCGGGATCGTCACCGGTATCGCACTGAACGCGACGTTCACCTCGGCGCTGGGGATGACGCTGGGATTGGCGACGGTGATCGTCGGCCACGCAACGTTCTGCATCGTGATCGTGTTCAACAACACCCAAGCCCGGCTGCGCCGGCTCGGCACAGGTCTGGAGGACGCATCCGCCGACCTCGGCGCCTCGGGCTGGCAGACGTTTCGCTATGTCACGTTCCCGATGATGCGCGGCGCGCTGGTCGCGGGCGCGATCCTGGCCTTCGCGCTCAGTTTCGACGAGATCGTGGTGACCACGTTCACTGCGGGCCCCACGGTGCAGACGTTGCCGATCTGGATCTTCGGCAACCTGTTCCGGCCCAACCAGGCTCCGGTGATCAACGTCGTCGCCGCGACGCTGACCCTGCTCGCGATCATTCCGGTGTGGCTGGCGCAACGCTTCGGCGGTGACCCCGCCTCAACCCGGGTATAGCCCGGGAATCAATTTGCGCCGCCGGGAGATGATTGATGGGGCGGATCGGCGAAAGGGTGACGGACAGTGCGGGCCTGGATTGTGTGGTCGACAGGAACGTTGGCCTACATTGTGGCCGTCCTGGACCGAACCACGATGGGAGTCTCCGGGCTGGATGCCGCCAAGCGATTCTCGGCGAGCCCAGGCGTGCTGTCGACGTTCGTCGTGCTGCAGGTGATCGTCTATGCGTCCGCACAGATACCGGCCGGCCTGCTGCTGGACCGCTTCGGGTCCAAGAAGATGATTCTGACCGGTGCGACGCTGATGGTGGCAGGCCAGCTGGTGCTGGCAATGACGGTGTCGCTGCCCACGGCGATCGCCGCCCGCGCAGTCGTGGGGCTCGGCGACGCATTCACGTTCATCTCGGTCCTGCGGCTGGTACCGCACTGGTTCACCCCGCGCCAGATCCCGCTGGTGACCCAGCTGACCGGCATCTCAGGCCAACTGGGACAGGTGCTTTCGGCGGTGCCGTTCCTGTCGCTACTCATCGGGTCGGGGTGGACCCGGGCCTATTTGGCCGTCGCGGCGTTCGGTGTGCTGTCTCTGGTTCTGACCCTGGCCCTGGTGAAGAACACACCGCCTGGCGTCACCGCCCACGACCCGGTGATCAGCGTGCGCGAGACGCTGGCCAGCGTGAAGACAATCTGGATGCGCCCGGGCACCCGGTTGGGATTTTTCACCCACATGGGCACCCAGTTCTCGGTCACCGTCTTCGCCCTGATGTGGGGCGTTCCGTATCTGACGGTGGCGCAAAATCTTTCGCGCGGTGAGGCGGGAACACTGCTGACCATCTCGGTAGTCGCGGCGATTGTCTTCGGGGTGCTCATCGGGATCATCACCGGCCGGCACCCGCACCGGCGGTCGTGGATCGTGCTGGGCATCGTCATCAGCAATGCGCTCATCTGGACGGTCGTACTCGCCCTGCCCCACGCCGCGCCGCACTGGCTTCTGGTCGTCCTGATCGTGGTGATCTCGTTCGGCGGCCCGGGGTCCATGGTCGGCTTCGATTTCGCCCGCACCTTCAATCCGCGCTCGACGCTGGGCACCGCGCAGGGCGCCGTGAACATGGGCGGTTTTCTGGCCTCGCTGCTGGTCATGCAGGCGATGGGGGTGATCATCGGTGCGGCAGGCGGCTACTCGTTCGAATCGTTCCGGCTGGCCTGGTGCGTCCAATACGTCGTGTGGGCCTTTGCGATCGCCGGCATCCTGATCACCCGCAGGAAAGCCAGGCGCACGATCGGCGAGATCGAGGAGAGCCGGTACCTTCTGGAGTTCTTCAGTGACTCCGAGCCGACGCCGGCCACTCCTCGTCGGGACCGCTGATCAGCGGTTGCGGCTGCTCTCGCGGCGATTGGCCTTCATGATCGCGTCGACCAATTCGGCCTTGTTCATCGATGAACGTCCGCTGATGTCGAGTCGTCTCGCGACATCGAGCAGATGCTTCTTGCTCGCGTTGGCGTCCACCCCTTCGGCGCTCGTGCCTTTGGGATTCGGACCACCGCTTTCTGCCCGGGAATCCGAGGGTCCCTTGGAGCTCTTGGCCTCCCAGTGGTCGCCGACTTTTTCGTAGCTGTGCTTGAGAGCGCTGTAGGCCACTCGGTGGGCCCGCTCGCCCTCGCCGTACTCCTCGGCAGCCGCGTCGTGCGCCTTGGCGAACGTGCGCTGCGCCTTTGCGTCGGATTTCTTCAGAGTGCTGGGCAACTCGCCCTTCTTGGCGTCGCCGCGCTTGGTTGTCTTGGGCATCGACATCACCTCCGTGCCCGGTCGACTACCCCGCCAACCAGGGCAAAAAACGTCAGTAACACCGGCCGGGTGAGGGTCGATATCCCAGTCAGCCCCGAGCTGCCGTGAAACCCGACTCCGCGGCAGCCCGGGCTCCAACTTTTCCCACCCTGGCCCGACGTTTGATCATGCGGTACCGGAGGTATCACCCAAGCGTCGAAGGGACGCACGATGGGTCTGGACCTCACGCCGACTACGGCGCAGCACGATCTCGCTCGCCGCGCGCACGAGTTCGCCGAGAATTGCATCCGGCCGGTGGCCGCCGACTACGACAAACGCCAGGAGTTTCCCTGGCCGGTGCTCGAGGAAGCCGCCCGGCGAGGGTTCTATAGTCCGCTCTTCTACCGCGACCTGATCGGTGATCCGACCGGCCTGTCGCTGCCGATGTTCATGGAGGAGCTGTTCTGGGGTTGCGCGGGAATAGGTTTGGCCGTGGTCATGCCGGCGCTGGCGCTCTCGGCCATCGGGCAGGCCGCCACCCCCGAGCAGATGCTGACCTGGGCGCCGGAGTGCTTCGGCACCCCGGGGGATCTGAAGCTCGCGGCATTGGCGATCTCCGAACCCCAGGGTGGCAGCGATGTGCGCAACCTGCGGACCCGGGCCCGTCGTGACGGTGATGACTGGATCATCGACGGGCACAAGATGTGGATCGGCAACGGTGGCATCGCCAACGTGCACGTCGTCAACGCCGTCGTCGACGAAGAATTGGGCCATCGCGGACAGGCCTTGTTCGTAGTGCCCGGTGGTACACCGGGTTTGGAGCTCGTCCGAAAACTCGACAAGCTCGGCTGCCGGGCGTCGCACACCGCGGAGCTCAAGTTCAACAGTGTGCGGGTGCCGGGGGCGAACCTGCTGGGCGGCCAGGACAAGCTCGAGCACAAACTGGCGAAGACCCGCGAAGCCATGGCCACCGGCGGGCGGCGCTCCGGTTCGGCCACGCTCGGCACATTCGAGCAGACCCGCCCGATGGTCGCGGCCCAGGCGCTCGGAATCGCCCGCGCCGCACTGGAATACGTGACCGCCTACGCGAACCGCCGCGAGGCGTTCGGCGCTCCCATCATCGACAACCAGGGCATTGCCTTCCCGCTGGCCGACCTCGCCACCGGCATCGACGCCGCCCGGCTGTTGACCTGGCGCGCGTCCTGGATGGCTGCCAACAGTGTGCCGTTCGAGCGCGGTGAAGGCTCGATGGCGAAACTGGCCGCCAGTGAGATCGCCGTCAAGACCACCGAGCGGGCCATTCAGACCATGGGCGGCTGGGGCTACATCAGCGACCATCCGGTGGAGAAGTGGTACCGGGACGCCAAGCTGTACACCATCTTCGAGGGCACCAGCGAGATCCAGCGGATCGTGATCTCCTCGGCGCTCGGCGCCGCCGATGGTGGTCCGCCGATGCACGTCGAGCTGGAACCGTCGGGCGGTCCGTTCAACCGGCTGTTCGGTCGCGGCACCCCGGCGCGCGGTCGTCTCGCCGAGACCGCACTCGCCATGAAGGACCGCGTTCCCGAGCCGGCGATGCGCATGGTCATGAAAGTTCTCGCGCCGCCGAGGCCGAAACGCTGAGCCGCCGAACGGCCCACTCCGTCGGGACTTCGGCCCCTAGCGGTGGCGCC contains the following coding sequences:
- a CDS encoding ABC transporter permease, producing MLSPTVRRVVRIWTLFVLVFLYAPLLLVVLNAFNSSKTFAFPPSGFTLRWWADAWASDGMWHSLANSVVVGLCATALALVLGSMAAFAVQRYEFFGRQTISFLVVLPITLPGIVTGIALNATFTSALGMTLGLATVIVGHATFCIVIVFNNTQARLRRLGTGLEDASADLGASGWQTFRYVTFPMMRGALVAGAILAFALSFDEIVVTTFTAGPTVQTLPIWIFGNLFRPNQAPVINVVAATLTLLAIIPVWLAQRFGGDPASTRV
- a CDS encoding ABC transporter ATP-binding protein; amino-acid sequence: MPPASSRAPQIELRGVRKVFGDVTAVEGADLTVADGELFAILGPSGSGKTTVLRMIAGFEQPTAGTVHLGGADVTALPPAKRDTNTVFQDYALFPHMTVAQNVEYGLKVKGVPKAERRERTAAALDMVRLSGHAARKPKQLSGGQQQRVALARALVGRPKVLLLDEPLGALDLKLREQMQVELKAIQREVGITFVIVTHDQDEALTLCDRLAVFNDGRIEQVGAAREVYENPANRFVADFVGTSNVVDGATAEALVGRSGTVAIRPERIAVLTPDDAVPAGMRSVTAQVAEVVYAGPITRVAVDASGVGLTATLLSAEASTELSHGATVVLAWPDSAVRSLSA
- a CDS encoding MFS transporter, translating into MRAWIVWSTGTLAYIVAVLDRTTMGVSGLDAAKRFSASPGVLSTFVVLQVIVYASAQIPAGLLLDRFGSKKMILTGATLMVAGQLVLAMTVSLPTAIAARAVVGLGDAFTFISVLRLVPHWFTPRQIPLVTQLTGISGQLGQVLSAVPFLSLLIGSGWTRAYLAVAAFGVLSLVLTLALVKNTPPGVTAHDPVISVRETLASVKTIWMRPGTRLGFFTHMGTQFSVTVFALMWGVPYLTVAQNLSRGEAGTLLTISVVAAIVFGVLIGIITGRHPHRRSWIVLGIVISNALIWTVVLALPHAAPHWLLVVLIVVISFGGPGSMVGFDFARTFNPRSTLGTAQGAVNMGGFLASLLVMQAMGVIIGAAGGYSFESFRLAWCVQYVVWAFAIAGILITRRKARRTIGEIEESRYLLEFFSDSEPTPATPRRDR
- a CDS encoding acyl-CoA dehydrogenase family protein, with the translated sequence MGLDLTPTTAQHDLARRAHEFAENCIRPVAADYDKRQEFPWPVLEEAARRGFYSPLFYRDLIGDPTGLSLPMFMEELFWGCAGIGLAVVMPALALSAIGQAATPEQMLTWAPECFGTPGDLKLAALAISEPQGGSDVRNLRTRARRDGDDWIIDGHKMWIGNGGIANVHVVNAVVDEELGHRGQALFVVPGGTPGLELVRKLDKLGCRASHTAELKFNSVRVPGANLLGGQDKLEHKLAKTREAMATGGRRSGSATLGTFEQTRPMVAAQALGIARAALEYVTAYANRREAFGAPIIDNQGIAFPLADLATGIDAARLLTWRASWMAANSVPFERGEGSMAKLAASEIAVKTTERAIQTMGGWGYISDHPVEKWYRDAKLYTIFEGTSEIQRIVISSALGAADGGPPMHVELEPSGGPFNRLFGRGTPARGRLAETALAMKDRVPEPAMRMVMKVLAPPRPKR
- a CDS encoding ChaB family protein, yielding MPKTTKRGDAKKGELPSTLKKSDAKAQRTFAKAHDAAAEEYGEGERAHRVAYSALKHSYEKVGDHWEAKSSKGPSDSRAESGGPNPKGTSAEGVDANASKKHLLDVARRLDISGRSSMNKAELVDAIMKANRRESSRNR
- a CDS encoding ABC transporter substrate-binding protein yields the protein MRTTTRRLGVTLAVCAALVAACSSSNNSGGGGTTAPPKMEPLSALGDGEGQLNLIAWAGYAENGSNDPKVNWVGPFEQQTGCKVNVKIGNTSDEMVQLMRTGQYDGVSASGDATLRLIYAGDVAPVNTKLVPNYDTISAFLKDKPWNSVNGQMYGIPHGWGANLLMYNTDVVKGAPDSWGAVFPGAPEYKGKVTAYDSPIYIADAALYLSKTKPELGIKNPYSLTEDQLNAAVDLLKAQHANIGEYWSDYTKAVQAFESGTSAIGTTWQVIANMITSDNKVKIATVLPKEGSTGWSDTWMVSSKAKNPNCMYKWMDYITSPQVNAQVAEYFGEAPAQTKACEFTSDKTFCDTYHATDSAYAEKISYWTTPQKQCVDGSGDNCTAYNEWVDKWQQIKG
- a CDS encoding ABC transporter permease, coding for MAADQGLSHGVSRRLRLAFLLVPPLAWLVVAYLGSLGVLLLSAFWSTDTFTGAVVRSYTSDNIVRVLTDAVFRTATLRTVGIALSVTAICIVLAVPLGLYMAKVASPRVRLALVVAVTTPLWASYLVKAYAWRMLLSPEGPLHWVAGYTPGYGLIATVLTLAYLWLPYMVIPVFAAFERVPDPLIDASSDLGASDLTTLRTIVAPLVFPGIAAGSIFTFSLSMGDYIAVTIVGGKTQMLGNIIYGQLVTANNQPLAAALSLIPLAAIVLYLLAMRRTGALENV